In the genome of Tripterygium wilfordii isolate XIE 37 chromosome 19, ASM1340144v1, whole genome shotgun sequence, one region contains:
- the LOC119985480 gene encoding F-box protein At2g27310-like, whose translation MAALSFSTATSTTTTLSTLNPDIIRAEILTRLDGPSLAAIACASSQFLALCTDDKLWREICSATWSSIDHPHVHQVISTFTGGHRSFFSDSFPLLEHLKASNQNQECLSGPSGLISAVDIHYKNNPIFSNIQETDTTMTKFLCSPFRIELHGPNDIVSTPIQHEGEIEEVLEHLKESLILSWIVIDPISKRAANMSSRSPVSLEWPCTARNVQLYYSTIMAGDGRLGLEAELVECRIVVTCSGLDEGEVHVDDVSMEIRDIEGRRFDGRESLVILQEAIVKGERKRGKRGEGEKNCKEFERRKIEQKPIRDSVVYKLCYPIMIFSAFCVTVPLSMALSIKRYSNCIIGNTT comes from the coding sequence ATGGCAGCTCTTTCTTTCTCTACTGCCACATCAACCACCACCACTCTCTCCACTCTAAATCCGGACATCATCCGAGCCGAGATCTTGACCCGACTCGATGGCCCATCTCTCGCTGCTATTGCTTGTGCATCCTCGCAATTTCTTGCACTCTGTACTGACGACAAACTATGGCGAGAAATCTGCTCAGCAACGTGGAGCTCTATCGACCACCCACATGTCCACCAAGTCATCTCTACTTTCACTGGCGGTCATCGCTCGTTCTTCTCAGATTCCTTCCCCCTTCTCGAGCACCTAAAAGCTTCCAACCAAAATCAAGAATGTTTATCTGGGCCGTCAGGTTTAATCTCTGCCGTTGATATCCACTACAAGAACAATCCCATATTCTCGAATATTCAAGAAACAGACACCACGATGACGAAGTTTCTCTGTTCTCCTTTCCGTATCGAGTTACACGGTCCAAACGATATCGTTTCAACTCCAATACAACATGAAGGAGAGATTGAGGAGGTTCTTGAGCATcttaaagagagtttgatttTGAGTTGGATCGTGATCGACCCGATTTCGAAGCGGGCGGCCAACATGTCGTCGAGGAGCCCGGTTTCGCTAGAATGGCCTTGCACAGCAAGAAACGTGCAACTCTATTACTCGACGATCATGGCAGGAGATGGACGGCTAGGGTTGGAAGCGGAGTTGGTGGAGTGCAGGATAGTTGTCACATGCAGTGGGTTAGATGAAGGAGAAGTGCATGTGGATGACGTAAGCATGGAGATAAGGGACATTGAAGGAAGGAGATTTGATGGGAGGGAGAGTTTGGTAATTTTACAGGAAGCCATAGTGAAAGGGGAGAGGAAGAGGGGCAAGAGAGGAGAAGGGGAAAAGAATTGCAAGGAATTTGAGAGGAGAAAGATAGAGCAGAAGCCAATTAGAGATAGTGTTGTATACAAGCTTTGCTATCCGATTATGATTTTCAGTGCTTTTTGTGTAACTGTACCTCTATCTATGGCACTCTCCATCAAGAGATATTCCAATTGCATAATTGGAAATACTACTTGA